In a single window of the Pyrococcus sp. NA2 genome:
- the panB gene encoding 3-methyl-2-oxobutanoate hydroxymethyltransferase, protein MREITPKRIIEMKGKEKIAMITAYDYPSALLADKAGFDIIFVGDSLGMVVYGDKNTLNVSMDQMIFHTRAVAKAVRRALVLADMPFGSYEVSVEEGIKNAIKLIQAGADAVKIEGGYDHKKLVKRLVRMGIPVMGHTGLTPQRYLRLGGYRIMGENEEEIEEILRDAKALEKSGAFAVVLEFVLADVAKLVTEEISIPTIGIGSGPYVDGQVLVWHDVLGLSEFSPPFAKRYVNLKEVIFEAISKFKKEVKEGAFPGREHYWEFQDKDKFEEIKERVLRKI, encoded by the coding sequence TTGAGAGAGATAACCCCAAAGAGAATAATCGAGATGAAAGGCAAAGAAAAGATAGCAATGATAACCGCTTATGATTATCCCTCTGCTCTTCTAGCTGACAAAGCGGGATTTGATATAATCTTTGTTGGAGATTCCCTCGGAATGGTTGTTTATGGTGACAAGAACACGCTAAACGTGAGCATGGATCAAATGATCTTTCACACGAGAGCCGTTGCTAAGGCAGTTAGGAGAGCTCTTGTTCTAGCTGACATGCCCTTCGGGAGTTACGAGGTAAGTGTTGAGGAAGGAATTAAGAATGCGATAAAGCTAATTCAAGCAGGAGCTGATGCTGTTAAAATCGAAGGAGGTTATGACCATAAAAAGCTCGTTAAGAGATTAGTTAGAATGGGAATTCCAGTTATGGGGCACACTGGCCTAACCCCCCAGAGATATCTTAGACTCGGTGGTTACAGGATAATGGGAGAAAACGAGGAAGAGATAGAAGAGATACTTAGGGATGCAAAGGCCCTTGAAAAGTCGGGAGCATTTGCCGTTGTATTGGAGTTCGTCTTGGCAGATGTTGCAAAGCTCGTTACGGAGGAAATATCAATTCCTACGATAGGAATAGGTTCGGGGCCTTACGTAGATGGTCAAGTTCTCGTTTGGCATGACGTTCTTGGCCTAAGTGAATTTTCTCCACCATTCGCAAAGAGATATGTGAATTTAAAGGAAGTAATATTCGAAGCAATATCTAAATTCAAAAAGGAAGTAAAAGAGGGAGCATTTCCTGGAAGGGAACACTATTGGGAGTTCCAAGACAAAGATAAATTTGAAGAAATTAAGGAGAGAGTTCTCAGGAAGATCTAG
- a CDS encoding ASCH domain-containing protein, with the protein MQHVIALHQVYGELIFRGLKWHEIRRSRVFDEGDIVFLYIARGDLYTLKKTLRRLGLTEEQTITKRGTIAGGFEVGEVIKADFETLWELTKDTSGLTFVHGENAGKEWLRRYINDYGYAFVIERPFLFKKPVTKEELKEKYGVHVEGIVHLSLKTRRPWVRELLEDLMSRELEYI; encoded by the coding sequence AATATTCAGGGGATTGAAGTGGCATGAGATTAGGAGGAGTAGGGTCTTTGATGAGGGGGATATAGTATTCCTTTACATAGCGAGGGGAGATTTGTACACCCTAAAGAAAACCCTTAGAAGACTGGGTTTAACGGAGGAACAGACGATAACGAAGAGAGGAACAATAGCAGGAGGATTTGAAGTAGGAGAGGTAATTAAGGCCGACTTTGAAACGCTTTGGGAGTTAACAAAGGATACAAGTGGACTAACATTTGTCCATGGTGAGAACGCTGGAAAGGAATGGCTTAGGAGGTACATAAATGATTACGGCTATGCCTTCGTTATTGAGCGGCCATTTCTCTTTAAGAAACCTGTAACAAAGGAGGAGCTCAAGGAGAAGTATGGGGTTCACGTTGAGGGGATAGTTCATCTCTCCCTGAAGACGAGGAGGCCTTGGGTTAGGGAGCTCCTTGAGGATTTGATGAGCAGGGAGCTTGAATACATTTAA
- a CDS encoding proteasome assembly chaperone family protein, with product MKETIIIVHERPEIYDPVFIEGLPGIGLVGKLAAEHLIQELKAKKFAELYSPHFMHQVLIRKGSIVELMKNEFYYWKSPDDDHRDLIIVTGDTQVPPTDSYGHFEVASKMLDFVQEFGTREIITMGGYQVPELQGEPRVLAAVTHPDLIPYYQEKLKGCQVNVIWREDEGGAIVGAAGLLLGIGKLRGMFGISLLGESLGYIVDAKAAKAVLSAVAKILNLEIDMTALEERAKETEEILKKVEEMQRAMMEQQIPRPTHEEEDRGYL from the coding sequence ATGAAAGAAACAATCATTATAGTCCATGAAAGGCCCGAAATATATGATCCAGTATTTATTGAGGGTCTTCCTGGAATAGGATTAGTTGGAAAACTTGCTGCAGAGCACCTAATTCAGGAGCTTAAGGCCAAGAAGTTCGCCGAGCTTTATTCACCTCATTTCATGCATCAAGTGTTGATTAGGAAGGGTTCAATAGTGGAGCTCATGAAGAATGAATTCTACTATTGGAAGAGTCCTGATGATGACCATAGGGATCTGATAATAGTTACTGGGGACACTCAAGTGCCACCAACCGACAGTTACGGTCACTTCGAGGTTGCAAGTAAGATGCTTGACTTTGTTCAAGAATTTGGAACCAGGGAAATAATAACGATGGGAGGTTATCAAGTCCCAGAACTCCAGGGAGAACCAAGGGTTCTGGCGGCAGTTACGCATCCTGACTTAATACCCTATTACCAGGAGAAGCTCAAAGGATGTCAAGTTAATGTCATATGGAGAGAGGATGAAGGCGGAGCAATAGTTGGCGCTGCGGGGCTACTCCTCGGAATAGGAAAGCTAAGGGGGATGTTTGGCATAAGTTTGCTTGGAGAGAGCCTAGGCTACATAGTTGATGCAAAAGCTGCTAAAGCTGTTCTAAGCGCTGTAGCAAAGATACTCAATTTAGAGATAGACATGACGGCACTAGAGGAGAGAGCTAAAGAGACCGAAGAGATCCTTAAGAAGGTTGAGGAAATGCAGAGAGCCATGATGGAACAACAAATCCCAAGACCTACTCATGAGGAGGAAGACAGAGGCTACCTCTGA
- a CDS encoding Mrp/NBP35 family ATP-binding protein, whose translation MTIKAPNLNLPGLGVDPLTQRIKEKEKKWKYKVAVLSGKGGVGKSTVAVNLTAALAKMGYFVGILDADIHGPNVAKMLGVDKEEVFAEKFEDGHFEMIPPMTDFMGQVTPIKVMSMGMMVPEDQPIIWRGALVTKAIKQLLGDVKWGSLDFMIIDFPPGTGDEILTVVQSIQLDAAIIVTTPQEVALLDTGKAVNMMKKMEVPYIAVIENMSYLICPHCGNKIDIFGEGGGEKLAEKEGVDFLGKVPIDLKAREASDLGIPIVLYEDTPAAKAFMEIAEKLVNKLKEMKGDEEKK comes from the coding sequence ATGACGATAAAGGCCCCAAACTTAAATCTGCCTGGTCTTGGCGTTGATCCTTTAACTCAAAGAATTAAGGAGAAAGAAAAGAAGTGGAAGTATAAGGTCGCCGTCTTAAGCGGAAAGGGAGGAGTTGGAAAGAGCACAGTTGCCGTGAATCTAACTGCGGCCCTTGCCAAGATGGGATACTTCGTCGGAATACTTGATGCAGACATTCACGGTCCAAACGTTGCGAAGATGCTTGGTGTTGATAAGGAAGAGGTTTTTGCGGAAAAGTTTGAGGATGGACACTTCGAAATGATACCTCCAATGACTGACTTCATGGGGCAGGTGACTCCAATAAAGGTAATGAGCATGGGGATGATGGTTCCTGAAGATCAACCGATAATTTGGAGAGGAGCCTTAGTTACAAAGGCAATAAAGCAATTGCTTGGAGACGTGAAGTGGGGTTCCCTGGACTTCATGATAATAGACTTTCCTCCAGGAACTGGTGACGAGATATTGACGGTAGTTCAGAGCATACAGCTTGATGCCGCCATAATAGTGACGACACCTCAAGAGGTAGCACTTTTAGATACTGGAAAAGCCGTTAACATGATGAAGAAGATGGAAGTTCCGTACATAGCGGTGATAGAAAACATGAGCTACCTCATCTGTCCACACTGCGGTAATAAGATAGACATATTCGGAGAAGGAGGAGGAGAAAAGCTCGCTGAAAAGGAGGGAGTCGATTTCCTTGGAAAAGTGCCAATTGATCTCAAAGCTAGAGAGGCGAGTGACCTTGGGATACCTATAGTTTTATACGAAGATACACCGGCGGCAAAGGCCTTCATGGAAATAGCCGAAAAGTTAGTTAACAAGCTCAAGGAAATGAAGGGTGATGAAGAGAAGAAGTGA
- a CDS encoding translation initiation factor IF-2 subunit alpha, which produces MPRRAREYPEEGEFVVATVKRIHNYGAFFELDEYPGKEAFMHISEVASTWVRNIRDYLKEGQKVVAKVIRVDPKKGHIDLSLRRVTQQQRKAKLQEFKRAQKAENLLKMAAEKLGKDFETAWREVWVPLEEEWGEVYAAFEDAAKEGIDVLKGHVPDEWLPVLKEIIENYVEVPTVTIDAEFEITVPKPNGVDIIKEALIKARDRANREKDIQVKFTYLGAPRYRIDITAPDYYKAEEVLEDIAEEIFRVIKQAGGEATLLRKEKRIKKVKKRKK; this is translated from the coding sequence ATGCCAAGGAGGGCAAGAGAATATCCAGAAGAGGGAGAATTTGTCGTTGCCACGGTTAAGAGGATTCACAATTATGGTGCATTCTTTGAGCTTGACGAGTATCCTGGGAAAGAAGCTTTCATGCACATCAGCGAGGTTGCCTCCACATGGGTAAGGAACATAAGGGATTACCTTAAGGAAGGACAAAAGGTAGTTGCCAAGGTGATAAGGGTTGATCCCAAGAAGGGCCATATAGACCTTAGCCTTAGAAGGGTGACTCAGCAACAGAGAAAGGCCAAGTTACAGGAGTTTAAGAGGGCTCAAAAGGCCGAGAACTTATTAAAGATGGCTGCTGAAAAGCTTGGCAAAGATTTTGAAACAGCTTGGAGGGAAGTTTGGGTGCCCCTTGAAGAAGAGTGGGGAGAGGTTTATGCTGCATTTGAAGATGCGGCTAAAGAAGGCATTGACGTCTTGAAAGGCCACGTTCCGGACGAATGGTTACCTGTGCTTAAGGAAATCATCGAGAATTACGTTGAGGTTCCCACGGTAACGATAGATGCAGAATTTGAGATCACCGTTCCAAAACCAAATGGCGTTGATATAATAAAGGAGGCCCTCATAAAGGCTAGGGACAGGGCAAACAGGGAGAAGGACATTCAAGTTAAGTTTACCTATCTGGGTGCTCCAAGGTACAGAATAGACATAACTGCTCCAGACTACTATAAGGCGGAGGAAGTTCTCGAGGATATAGCAGAGGAAATATTTAGAGTTATAAAGCAGGCAGGAGGAGAGGCAACACTATTGAGAAAGGAGAAGAGGATAAAGAAGGTTAAGAAGAGGAAGAAGTGA
- a CDS encoding amidohydrolase, translating to MKAVKATLLYDGLGNIERDVYIVFDKEIVEVTKERPKDVEVIAEGVVTPAFIDPHSHIGMDRYGEPYQESELNEQMDSVLPLVDALYSIYMDDKAFEHSIEFGVLYSCVLPGSGNIIGGKAVLIRNYGRDIEDAFIKYAGVKAAFGYNPRSTTNWKGIRPSTRMGAMGILLNWLIKTQKTISLLEKGKRDPEEIEPTIEALIPVLKGEVPLRVHAHKEDDIAALIMIKRKFNLKVTVEHAADVHSRETFEKIKREGIPLVYGPFDAHPYKVELKHEDWKNARYLLEVRPFFGLMSDHPFSIQANLYLQLRHLIRLGMSKAEAIKIITYNNAKILGIEDKLGSIERGKWASFVVWNGDPFNLESYPTHVFGEGKLIHEANW from the coding sequence ATGAAAGCAGTGAAGGCCACGCTTCTATATGATGGACTTGGTAACATAGAAAGGGATGTCTACATAGTTTTCGATAAGGAGATAGTTGAGGTTACAAAGGAAAGGCCAAAAGATGTCGAGGTGATTGCCGAAGGAGTCGTCACACCTGCATTCATAGATCCTCATAGTCACATAGGAATGGATCGCTATGGAGAACCCTATCAAGAAAGTGAGCTCAACGAGCAGATGGACTCAGTTCTTCCCCTTGTCGATGCGTTATATTCTATCTACATGGACGACAAGGCCTTTGAACATTCAATAGAGTTTGGAGTATTGTATTCCTGTGTCCTTCCAGGAAGTGGCAACATAATTGGGGGCAAAGCCGTGTTAATTAGGAACTATGGAAGGGATATAGAGGATGCGTTCATAAAATATGCCGGCGTCAAGGCTGCCTTTGGTTACAACCCACGTTCCACTACAAACTGGAAGGGAATAAGGCCGAGCACCAGAATGGGAGCAATGGGGATCCTATTAAACTGGCTTATAAAGACTCAAAAGACAATCTCGCTTTTAGAGAAAGGAAAGAGGGATCCAGAGGAAATTGAACCAACAATAGAGGCCTTAATTCCAGTTCTAAAGGGAGAAGTTCCACTGAGAGTTCATGCCCACAAAGAAGATGATATAGCGGCACTTATCATGATAAAGAGGAAATTCAACCTAAAGGTGACCGTGGAACATGCTGCCGACGTTCACAGCAGGGAAACATTTGAGAAGATTAAGAGAGAAGGAATACCCCTCGTTTATGGCCCCTTCGATGCCCATCCATACAAAGTGGAGCTTAAGCATGAAGATTGGAAAAACGCTAGATACCTACTTGAGGTCAGGCCATTCTTCGGCTTAATGAGTGATCATCCCTTCTCAATTCAGGCTAACCTATACCTCCAGTTGAGGCACCTCATAAGGCTTGGAATGAGCAAAGCAGAGGCAATAAAGATAATCACTTACAACAACGCCAAGATCCTTGGAATTGAAGATAAACTTGGAAGCATTGAGAGAGGCAAATGGGCGTCCTTTGTTGTTTGGAATGGGGATCCTTTCAACTTGGAGAGCTATCCAACTCATGTTTTTGGTGAAGGAAAACTGATCCACGAGGCAAACTGGTGA
- a CDS encoding DMT family transporter translates to MKRRSEGVILASVGMILYGLEPVVISYNPSNPFSFAFFSALIASLILLPFSNIEESKLNWKRGFLIGTFGTFLAYISYSLGAKMSTAVNAALLTRAEVLFSFVLSYLILKERITSKRIIYSLLVVLGVSIVITQGKSVKLNPGDILLLLVPLFWQLGHVIAKRTQASPQTIAFLRNSFGSLLLFPLALFAGIEFTSYSIAEGLIIALGQLIWYSAIKRIDLSLATAIITPAPAIAIGVALLTGASVTSWHIIGFALITLGTIALTRSS, encoded by the coding sequence ATGAAGAGAAGAAGTGAAGGAGTGATATTGGCTTCAGTCGGCATGATACTTTACGGACTTGAGCCGGTTGTTATAAGTTACAACCCATCCAATCCGTTCAGCTTTGCATTTTTCTCGGCTCTAATAGCCTCTCTAATCCTCTTACCCTTTTCCAATATTGAGGAAAGTAAGCTGAACTGGAAGAGAGGGTTTCTTATAGGGACATTTGGAACGTTCTTAGCCTACATCTCTTATTCTCTTGGTGCTAAGATGTCAACAGCTGTGAATGCTGCTCTGCTGACGAGGGCTGAAGTATTATTCTCATTTGTACTTTCTTACCTGATATTGAAGGAAAGAATAACCTCCAAAAGGATTATCTACTCTTTGCTAGTTGTGCTTGGAGTCTCCATTGTCATAACCCAGGGAAAAAGCGTGAAGTTAAACCCTGGTGACATATTGCTCCTCTTGGTTCCTCTCTTTTGGCAACTAGGACATGTAATCGCCAAGAGAACTCAGGCAAGTCCTCAAACAATAGCATTCTTAAGAAATTCCTTTGGTTCTCTGCTCCTATTTCCACTTGCTCTCTTTGCAGGCATTGAATTCACAAGTTATTCAATAGCCGAAGGATTAATAATAGCCCTAGGCCAACTAATTTGGTATTCAGCAATAAAGAGAATTGATCTGTCTCTTGCAACGGCAATAATAACTCCTGCACCAGCCATTGCAATTGGAGTTGCTCTTCTAACTGGAGCATCAGTAACCTCTTGGCATATCATTGGTTTTGCATTGATAACCTTGGGCACAATTGCATTAACTAGATCTTCCTGA
- a CDS encoding RNA-protein complex protein Nop10, translating to MRFRIRKCPKCGRYTLKEVCPICGEKTKVAHPPRFSPEDPYGEYRRRLKRELLGIGRKEK from the coding sequence ATGAGGTTTAGGATCAGGAAATGTCCGAAATGTGGAAGGTACACATTAAAAGAGGTATGCCCAATATGTGGGGAAAAGACTAAAGTAGCTCACCCACCTAGATTCTCCCCTGAAGATCCATATGGTGAATATAGGAGGAGGCTAAAGAGAGAGTTGCTTGGGATTGGGAGGAAGGAAAAATGA